A genome region from Schaalia sp. 19OD2882 includes the following:
- a CDS encoding ABC transporter ATP-binding protein, giving the protein MATVTFDKATRIYPGSDKPAVDALDLEIADGEFLVLVGPSGCGKSTSLRMLAGLEDVNSGRILIGDKDVTDVQPKNRDIAMVFQNYALYPHMTVRENMGFALKIAGTPKDEIKRRVDEAARILDLEPYLDRKPKALSGGQRQRVAMGRAIVRKPQVFLMDEPLSNLDAKLRVQTRTQIASLQRELGVTTVYVTHDQTEALTMGDRIAVLAGGLLQQVGTPQEMYEKPANEFVAGFIGSPAMNLGKFEVEGNVAKLGPARIPLSAATVEAMTAADEGRITIGFRPEGLEVVPEGTENTIPIEVEFVEELGSDAYVYGKLAGEGSEGLGSGAEGAAKQLIVRVPPRTAPARGGIIHTRIRPGQQHNFSASTGDRLPE; this is encoded by the coding sequence ATGGCAACCGTGACCTTCGACAAGGCAACCCGCATCTACCCGGGCTCCGACAAGCCTGCGGTCGACGCCCTCGACCTGGAGATCGCCGACGGCGAGTTCCTGGTCCTCGTCGGCCCCTCCGGCTGCGGAAAGTCCACCTCCCTGCGCATGCTCGCGGGCCTTGAGGACGTCAACTCCGGCCGAATCCTCATCGGCGACAAGGACGTGACCGACGTCCAGCCCAAGAACCGCGACATCGCGATGGTCTTCCAGAACTACGCCCTGTACCCGCACATGACCGTGCGCGAGAACATGGGCTTCGCCCTGAAGATCGCGGGTACCCCGAAGGACGAGATCAAGCGCCGCGTGGACGAGGCCGCCAGGATCCTCGACCTGGAGCCCTACCTGGACCGCAAGCCGAAGGCCCTGTCGGGCGGTCAGCGTCAGCGTGTGGCCATGGGCCGCGCCATCGTCCGCAAGCCGCAGGTCTTCCTCATGGACGAGCCCCTGTCGAACCTCGACGCGAAGCTGCGCGTGCAGACCCGCACCCAGATCGCCTCCCTGCAGCGTGAACTGGGCGTCACCACCGTGTACGTCACCCACGACCAGACCGAGGCCCTGACCATGGGCGACCGCATCGCGGTCCTGGCCGGCGGCCTGCTCCAGCAGGTCGGCACCCCGCAGGAGATGTACGAGAAGCCCGCCAACGAGTTCGTCGCCGGCTTCATCGGCTCGCCCGCGATGAACCTCGGCAAGTTCGAGGTCGAGGGCAATGTCGCCAAGCTGGGCCCGGCACGCATCCCGCTTTCGGCAGCAACGGTCGAGGCCATGACCGCTGCGGACGAGGGCCGTATCACCATCGGCTTCCGTCCCGAGGGCCTGGAGGTCGTCCCCGAGGGCACCGAGAACACGATCCCGATCGAGGTCGAGTTCGTCGAGGAGCTGGGCTCGGACGCCTACGTCTACGGCAAGTTGGCCGGCGAGGGCTCCGAGGGCCTGGGTTCGGGTGCCGAGGGCGCCGCCAAGCAGCTCATCGTCCGTGTTCCTCCGCGCACCGCGCCGGCCCGTGGCGGCATCATCCACACCCGCATCCGCCCCGGACAGCAGCACAACTTCAGCGCGTCGACCGGCGACCGCCTGCCGGAGTGA
- the fbaA gene encoding class II fructose-bisphosphate aldolase: protein MPIATPETYAAMLDRAKEGKFAYPAINITSSQTVTAAIQGFAEAGSDGIIQVSVGGAEYASGSTIKNRVTGSLALAAYAREVAKNYDVTIALHTDHCAKQNIDSWLRPLLELSAEEVKAGRLPFFQSHMWDGSAVPLAENLEIAKEMLALSVAANTILEVEIGVVGGEEDGVVGEINEKLYTTTEDALKTVEALGLGENGRYLTALTFGNVHGVYKPGHVKLRPEILGTIQEEVAAKVGHPHNRPFDLVMHGGSGSTAEEIALAVANGVIKMNVDTDTQYAFTRPVVEHMFRNYDGVLKIDGEVGNKKMYDPRSWGKAAEAGMAARVVEACERLGSVGTKMA, encoded by the coding sequence GTGCCCATCGCAACCCCCGAGACCTACGCCGCAATGCTCGATCGCGCCAAGGAAGGCAAATTCGCCTACCCGGCCATCAACATCACCTCCTCCCAGACCGTGACCGCCGCGATCCAGGGCTTCGCCGAGGCCGGCTCGGACGGCATCATCCAGGTTTCCGTCGGTGGCGCCGAGTACGCCTCGGGTTCGACCATCAAGAACCGCGTCACCGGCTCGCTGGCCCTGGCAGCCTACGCGCGCGAGGTCGCCAAGAACTACGACGTGACCATCGCCCTGCACACCGACCACTGCGCCAAGCAGAACATCGACTCCTGGCTGCGCCCCCTGCTTGAGCTCTCCGCCGAAGAGGTCAAGGCCGGTCGCCTGCCCTTCTTCCAGTCGCACATGTGGGACGGATCCGCCGTGCCGCTGGCCGAGAACCTGGAGATCGCCAAGGAGATGCTGGCCCTGTCCGTGGCCGCCAACACCATCCTCGAGGTCGAGATCGGTGTCGTCGGTGGCGAAGAGGACGGAGTCGTCGGCGAGATCAACGAGAAGCTCTACACCACCACCGAGGACGCCCTCAAGACCGTCGAGGCCCTGGGTCTGGGCGAGAACGGCCGCTACCTGACCGCTCTGACCTTCGGCAACGTCCACGGCGTGTACAAGCCCGGCCACGTCAAGCTGCGTCCCGAGATCCTGGGCACCATCCAGGAAGAGGTCGCCGCCAAGGTCGGACACCCGCACAACCGCCCCTTCGACCTGGTCATGCACGGCGGCTCCGGCTCCACCGCCGAGGAGATCGCGCTGGCGGTGGCCAATGGCGTCATCAAGATGAACGTCGACACCGACACCCAGTACGCCTTCACTCGCCCGGTCGTCGAGCACATGTTCCGCAACTACGACGGCGTGCTCAAGATCGACGGCGAGGTCGGCAACAAGAAGATGTACGACCCCCGCTCCTGGGGCAAGGCCGCTGAAGCCGGCATGGCCGCCCGCGTGGTCGAGGCCTGCGAGCGCCTGGGCTCGGTCGGCACCAAGATGGCCTGA
- a CDS encoding TrmH family RNA methyltransferase, translated as MRSDEDAAGVGPWSGPLPDDPRLDPELLAEGDRRNVEDRYRYWTMDAIRADIARRALPFEVAVENLGHDFNIGSIVRTANALGAGRVHIVGRRRWNRRGAMVTDRYMQVDHMPDARVLAEHCREGGLALVGIDNVPGSQPLEAHVQTHSLPRRACLVFGEESDGLSPDMLRLCDLVLHITQRGSTRSMNVGHAAAIAMWAWVQD; from the coding sequence GTGAGAAGTGACGAGGACGCGGCCGGTGTCGGGCCCTGGTCCGGCCCCCTCCCGGACGATCCGCGTCTTGACCCGGAACTGCTGGCCGAGGGCGACCGCCGAAATGTCGAGGACCGGTACCGGTACTGGACCATGGACGCCATTCGCGCCGACATCGCCCGCCGGGCCCTGCCCTTCGAAGTCGCCGTGGAGAACCTGGGGCACGACTTCAACATCGGATCCATCGTGCGCACGGCCAACGCGCTGGGAGCCGGCCGCGTCCACATCGTCGGACGCCGCCGCTGGAACCGCCGAGGAGCCATGGTCACCGACCGCTACATGCAGGTGGACCACATGCCCGACGCCCGTGTCCTGGCCGAACACTGCCGGGAAGGCGGCCTCGCCCTCGTCGGAATCGACAATGTCCCCGGATCCCAGCCACTGGAAGCACATGTGCAAACACATTCACTTCCCCGACGCGCCTGCCTGGTCTTCGGAGAAGAATCCGACGGGCTCAGCCCGGACATGCTGCGCCTTTGCGACCTCGTCCTGCACATCACCCAGCGTGGCTCCACCCGGTCGATGAATGTCGGGCACGCGGCGGCAATTGCCATGTGGGCCTGGGTGCAGGACTGA
- a CDS encoding glycerophosphoryl diester phosphodiesterase has product MSEFPRIFAHRGASSLAPENTIAAFSKAMECGAKRIEFDVDVMGDGTLLVIHDDTLDRTTNSSGPYHGLGYSDLRRIDAGAWFSPAYRFERIPELADVIAFANANGLGMNLEIKPCRAATELREKLLENLLVAIDRVRTTDFLVSSFDHDMLAGFHAARPDIALGWLHARADQAGPTWQEGARLLQCRAVHPQLEGLTREEVAEIREAGFEVNVWTVNDVATARELASWGVDGIFTDRPQDFPAEALAR; this is encoded by the coding sequence TTGTCCGAGTTCCCCCGGATCTTCGCCCACAGGGGCGCCTCGTCGCTGGCCCCCGAGAACACCATCGCCGCATTTTCCAAGGCCATGGAATGTGGGGCGAAGCGGATCGAATTCGACGTGGACGTCATGGGGGACGGCACGCTGTTGGTCATCCACGACGACACCTTGGACCGCACGACGAACTCCAGCGGCCCCTACCACGGCCTCGGATACTCGGATCTTCGTCGCATCGACGCGGGCGCCTGGTTCTCCCCCGCCTACCGATTCGAACGCATCCCCGAACTGGCCGATGTCATCGCCTTTGCCAACGCCAACGGCCTGGGCATGAACCTGGAGATCAAGCCGTGCCGGGCCGCCACCGAGCTGCGCGAGAAACTGTTGGAGAACCTGCTGGTGGCCATCGACCGGGTGCGCACCACGGACTTCCTCGTGTCCTCCTTCGACCACGACATGCTGGCCGGTTTCCACGCCGCACGCCCCGACATCGCACTGGGATGGCTCCACGCGCGCGCCGACCAGGCCGGCCCGACGTGGCAGGAGGGGGCACGCCTGCTCCAGTGCCGGGCCGTCCACCCGCAGCTTGAGGGCCTCACGCGAGAGGAAGTCGCCGAGATCCGCGAGGCCGGTTTCGAAGTCAACGTGTGGACCGTCAACGACGTGGCCACCGCGCGTGAGTTGGCCTCGTGGGGAGTCGACGGCATCTTCACCGACCGCCCACAGGACTTCCCGGCCGAGGCCCTGGCCCGCTGA
- a CDS encoding HAD-IIA family hydrolase, giving the protein MNDAPTPLHEMPPVTAWLSDMDGVLVKENRALPGAQQFLDALESRDMPFLVLTNNSIFTNRDLSARLERSGLSVPEDRIWTSANATAAFLAQQSPESTAFVIGEAGLTTALHGAGYVMTDQDPEYVVLGETRSYDFNALTRAIRLIEGGAKFIATNPDVTGPSDEGTLPATGSIAAMVKAATGREPYFVGKPNPVMIRAGLNKIGAHSETAAMVGDRMDTDVQAGVEAGLRTHLVLSGSTSIEQVETYPFRPFGIHTGIGELIELVEAGS; this is encoded by the coding sequence ATGAATGACGCCCCCACCCCTTTGCACGAGATGCCGCCGGTGACCGCATGGCTGTCCGACATGGACGGTGTGCTGGTCAAGGAGAACCGGGCGCTTCCGGGCGCGCAGCAGTTCCTTGATGCGCTGGAGAGCCGCGACATGCCTTTCCTGGTGCTCACGAACAATTCGATCTTCACCAACCGTGACCTGTCTGCCCGGCTGGAACGATCCGGCTTGAGCGTGCCTGAGGACCGGATCTGGACTTCGGCGAATGCGACGGCCGCCTTCCTGGCTCAGCAGTCGCCCGAGTCGACGGCTTTCGTCATCGGCGAGGCGGGTCTGACCACTGCCCTGCACGGGGCGGGCTACGTGATGACGGACCAGGATCCGGAGTACGTGGTGCTGGGTGAGACCCGCAGCTACGACTTCAATGCCCTGACGCGGGCGATTCGTCTGATCGAGGGCGGGGCGAAGTTCATCGCGACGAATCCCGATGTGACGGGCCCTTCGGATGAGGGCACTTTGCCGGCGACGGGGTCGATTGCGGCGATGGTGAAGGCGGCGACGGGCAGGGAGCCCTACTTCGTGGGCAAGCCGAATCCGGTGATGATCCGCGCGGGTCTGAACAAGATCGGTGCTCATTCGGAGACTGCGGCCATGGTCGGCGACCGGATGGACACTGACGTGCAGGCAGGAGTCGAGGCCGGTCTTCGCACGCACTTGGTCCTGTCCGGGTCGACCTCGATCGAGCAGGTCGAGACGTATCCCTTCCGACCATTTGGAATCCACACGGGTATCGGCGAGCTCATCGAATTGGTGGAGGCCGGGTCCTGA
- a CDS encoding DUF4032 domain-containing protein — protein MSNALEITAATVDPALLDLPWEIPLEQWPSDILAALPRGLSRHVVRFVHLSDRVIAVKEIGEVVAHHEYALLRDLSRLEAPSVLPTAVITGRHDRRGEELAAVLVTEHLQFSLPYRALFSKHMTPDTATRLIDALAVLLVRLHLLGFYWGDVSLSNTLFRRDAGSFSAYLVDAETGELHPTGLTRGQREYDVDLARTNIIGELMDLQAGSYFPADEDPVEVGDRIRTRYTDLWRELTEEEYIEAGQRWRVQARIQRLNDLGFNVGELRMTSDLDGERIVIQPKVVDAGHHHRRLMRLTGLDVEEQQAQRMLNDLQTYRAITGQDDRPLEIVAHEWMRNVFEPVIEAIPPQLAAKLEPGQVFHEFLEHRWFRALEAGHDLPTDEVIRSYVESVLPTKRDEALLLDPGPLDTAEFTSLMAVEDPAELDGMLGHADAQSDPDVTQDAGSWAQEAPAPKMRFVPGLGLLPVVE, from the coding sequence ATGTCGAACGCCCTGGAGATCACCGCGGCGACCGTGGACCCTGCCCTTCTGGACCTGCCGTGGGAGATCCCCCTGGAGCAGTGGCCCTCCGACATCCTTGCCGCCCTTCCGCGTGGCCTGTCCCGTCACGTCGTGCGCTTCGTCCACCTGTCCGACCGGGTCATCGCGGTCAAGGAGATCGGCGAAGTCGTCGCCCACCACGAGTACGCCCTGCTGCGCGACCTGTCCAGACTTGAGGCGCCCTCGGTGCTGCCCACGGCCGTGATCACCGGCCGTCACGACCGCAGGGGTGAGGAACTGGCCGCCGTCCTGGTCACCGAGCACCTGCAGTTCTCCCTGCCCTACCGCGCCCTCTTCTCCAAGCACATGACGCCCGACACGGCGACCCGCCTCATCGACGCCCTCGCGGTGCTGCTGGTGCGCCTGCACCTGCTGGGCTTCTACTGGGGGGACGTGTCCCTGTCCAACACTCTCTTCCGCCGGGACGCGGGCTCGTTCAGCGCCTACCTGGTCGACGCCGAGACCGGCGAATTGCACCCGACGGGCCTGACCCGCGGGCAGCGCGAGTACGACGTGGACCTGGCCCGCACGAACATCATCGGCGAACTCATGGACCTGCAGGCGGGCTCGTACTTCCCGGCCGATGAGGACCCGGTCGAGGTCGGGGACCGCATTCGCACCCGCTACACGGATCTGTGGCGCGAACTCACGGAGGAGGAGTACATCGAGGCCGGTCAGCGTTGGCGCGTGCAGGCCCGCATCCAGCGCCTCAACGACCTGGGCTTCAATGTCGGGGAGTTGCGGATGACCTCCGACTTGGACGGGGAACGCATCGTCATCCAGCCGAAGGTCGTCGACGCAGGGCACCACCACCGTCGCCTCATGCGCCTGACCGGCTTGGACGTGGAGGAGCAGCAGGCCCAGCGCATGCTCAACGACCTGCAGACCTACCGCGCGATCACCGGCCAGGACGACCGTCCGCTGGAGATCGTCGCCCACGAGTGGATGCGCAATGTCTTCGAGCCGGTCATCGAGGCGATCCCCCCGCAATTGGCCGCCAAGCTGGAACCGGGGCAGGTTTTCCACGAGTTCCTCGAACACCGGTGGTTCCGGGCGTTGGAGGCCGGGCACGACCTGCCGACGGACGAGGTGATCCGCTCCTACGTGGAGTCGGTGCTGCCGACGAAGCGCGACGAGGCCCTGCTGCTGGACCCGGGGCCATTGGACACGGCGGAGTTCACCTCGCTCATGGCGGTCGAGGACCCGGCGGAACTGGACGGGATGCTGGGGCACGCCGATGCCCAGTCGGACCCGGATGTCACCCAGGACGCGGGTTCGTGGGCGCAGGAGGCCCCGGCACCGAAGATGCGTTTCGTGCCCGGCTTGGGCCTGCTCCCCGTGGTGGAGTGA
- a CDS encoding PH domain-containing protein — protein MGLSAKLLSRDEVVVRHMRTHVKAILWNIIAFLLLLVLGALGSALLPAAWAPFTHVAIWAAVAALSVPVLLVPYLRWVTTTYTLTSKRVITRHGIFTKLGHDLPLSRISDVSQERDLVDQVFGCGSLTLQTSSDDPLVLSDVPKVHLVQVELSNLLFHDVQGAIDADPTQ, from the coding sequence ATGGGACTGTCTGCGAAACTTCTGAGCCGGGACGAGGTCGTCGTCCGCCACATGCGCACCCACGTCAAGGCGATCCTGTGGAACATCATCGCCTTCCTGTTGTTGCTGGTTCTGGGCGCCCTCGGGTCGGCGCTGCTGCCGGCCGCGTGGGCGCCTTTCACCCATGTGGCGATCTGGGCCGCAGTGGCCGCCCTGTCGGTTCCGGTGCTGCTGGTCCCCTACCTGCGGTGGGTGACGACCACGTACACGTTGACCAGCAAGAGGGTCATCACTCGTCACGGCATCTTCACGAAGCTGGGGCACGACCTGCCTCTGTCCCGAATCTCCGACGTCTCGCAGGAGAGGGACCTGGTCGACCAGGTCTTCGGATGCGGCTCGCTGACCCTGCAGACCAGCTCGGACGACCCGCTGGTCCTGTCCGACGTGCCCAAGGTCCACCTGGTGCAGGTGGAGTTGTCCAACCTGCTCTTCCACGACGTCCAGGGCGCCATCGACGCAGACCCGACCCAGTGA
- a CDS encoding thioredoxin: MAKSRPSSDAVRAKAQQMREAQARKDRTTRMLIIGVVAALVLAVVATVAVVIFNRLEEERRANSFDPAVLFGSYASGAPILVSREGVGKADPKLPTVHEYFDYTCHICADLDVAAGTQISDAAVNGEFNIAYVPVRTVDAAYHHVATGAVLVVAQEAPEHFLAFHHALLAYFQTQYKANDGTVVSDNLASWRKVKEIAASVGVPSEVTDNFPGAGVSKAYLDATTAAWGATRYQGRAVNDDGSTRYGTPEFAAGGVIAQYTSLDKDTVLAAIRAIAKNAPAWEDEMPQSGAAQSGAAQSGN; this comes from the coding sequence ATGGCCAAGTCCCGCCCTTCCTCCGACGCCGTCAGGGCAAAGGCCCAGCAGATGCGTGAGGCGCAGGCTCGCAAGGACCGCACCACCCGGATGTTGATCATCGGCGTTGTCGCGGCACTGGTCCTGGCCGTGGTGGCCACGGTGGCAGTGGTCATTTTCAACCGCCTTGAGGAGGAGCGCCGCGCCAACAGCTTCGACCCCGCGGTGCTCTTCGGCTCCTACGCCTCGGGCGCGCCGATCCTCGTCTCCCGTGAGGGTGTCGGCAAGGCCGACCCGAAACTGCCCACCGTCCACGAGTACTTCGACTACACCTGCCACATCTGCGCCGACCTGGACGTGGCGGCCGGAACCCAGATCTCCGATGCCGCGGTCAACGGCGAGTTCAACATCGCCTATGTCCCGGTGCGCACCGTCGATGCCGCCTACCACCATGTGGCCACCGGCGCCGTCCTCGTCGTCGCACAGGAGGCACCCGAGCACTTCCTCGCCTTCCACCACGCCCTGCTGGCCTACTTCCAGACCCAGTACAAGGCCAATGACGGCACCGTGGTGAGCGACAACCTCGCCTCGTGGCGCAAGGTCAAGGAGATCGCCGCCTCTGTCGGCGTGCCTTCCGAGGTCACCGACAACTTCCCCGGAGCAGGCGTGTCCAAGGCCTACCTGGATGCGACCACGGCCGCCTGGGGGGCCACCCGGTACCAGGGTCGTGCCGTCAACGATGACGGCTCCACCCGCTACGGCACGCCGGAGTTCGCCGCCGGAGGCGTCATCGCCCAGTACACCTCCTTGGACAAGGACACGGTGCTGGCAGCCATTCGCGCAATCGCCAAGAACGCACCGGCGTGGGAGGACGAGATGCCCCAGTCCGGAGCGGCCCAGTCCGGAGCCGCCCAGTCCGGGAACTGA
- a CDS encoding serine/threonine-protein kinase, producing the protein MGGYRLVHRLGAGGAGTVWLAEDEGGGQVALKLIHPALASSDEARERLVREARIVNSVSGEGVAHVLDIEVEGAQPFVVTELVEGPSLASLLDTGPLHPYDLAALARLLHSTLDKVHAARIVHRDVKPSNVICSPQGPVLIDFGIALAEGDQRLTSTGLISGTAGFTAPELLTGELASPDTDWWALSATLLNAATGRQPYGSGASGHVLMRVMEGRCDTDGLSEALTRVLLQALEPAPETRPRPQHFVELFEAACGVEPGCARWRGVPSPLNAEEAARVHAGLVPRPIAGAPWTRPAPPPAPDRPIALGLQGFPDDSATTLMPAPTVGATTALPEGHTLPPPPVPMDFRPTPIGPGGLRAPFAPRTAPAAPVPVAQHPPPPPARQVVGPSPAPITVQPAPILPVVNVMNGLPLYIPRSPRPAWFTGLFMLMPLAMIAAVGGAYGSCAVLAVLLVTGLPGALHRAREQRRVRHSGPKASDTWAVLAASPWHLVVHALSLLFGLLVGAATALSLWAVAANVIVGAPSWYWPFEVVTATGSVEGSHHWLHDPLWFGLLLADLWVTLAIMWMLPTGADLRRGVALAAEALLPQWWARGGMILIALAVVGSTWMIATLAMS; encoded by the coding sequence GTGGGTGGCTACCGTCTCGTCCATCGCCTGGGTGCGGGCGGGGCCGGGACCGTGTGGCTGGCCGAGGACGAGGGCGGTGGGCAGGTCGCCCTCAAACTCATCCATCCCGCGCTCGCCTCCAGCGACGAAGCACGCGAACGTCTGGTGCGTGAGGCCCGCATCGTCAATTCGGTCTCCGGCGAGGGCGTGGCGCACGTCCTCGACATCGAGGTCGAGGGCGCCCAACCCTTCGTCGTCACCGAACTCGTCGAAGGGCCCAGCCTCGCCTCGCTGCTCGACACCGGGCCCCTGCACCCCTACGACCTTGCGGCACTGGCCCGCCTGCTGCACTCGACCCTGGACAAGGTGCACGCCGCGCGGATCGTCCACCGTGACGTCAAGCCCTCCAACGTCATCTGCTCCCCGCAAGGGCCGGTACTCATCGACTTCGGAATCGCCTTGGCCGAGGGCGACCAGCGACTGACCTCGACGGGCCTCATCTCGGGAACCGCCGGATTCACCGCACCCGAATTGCTCACCGGCGAACTCGCCAGCCCGGACACCGACTGGTGGGCGCTGTCGGCCACATTGCTCAACGCGGCAACAGGCCGTCAGCCCTACGGGTCGGGGGCCTCCGGGCACGTCCTCATGCGGGTCATGGAGGGGCGGTGCGACACCGACGGGCTGTCGGAGGCACTCACCCGCGTCCTCCTCCAGGCCCTTGAGCCCGCCCCCGAGACCCGGCCGAGGCCGCAGCACTTCGTCGAGCTCTTCGAAGCGGCCTGTGGGGTCGAACCGGGTTGCGCCAGGTGGCGCGGAGTTCCTTCGCCCTTGAACGCCGAGGAAGCGGCCCGGGTGCACGCCGGCCTGGTCCCCCGGCCGATCGCGGGCGCCCCCTGGACGCGCCCTGCCCCTCCGCCCGCCCCCGATCGACCCATTGCCCTGGGGCTGCAGGGTTTCCCGGACGATTCGGCGACGACGCTCATGCCGGCTCCCACCGTCGGCGCGACCACGGCGTTGCCGGAGGGGCACACGCTGCCTCCGCCTCCCGTTCCCATGGACTTCAGGCCCACCCCGATCGGTCCCGGGGGTTTGAGGGCCCCCTTTGCGCCGCGCACCGCCCCTGCTGCGCCCGTGCCGGTGGCCCAGCATCCACCACCGCCTCCTGCACGCCAGGTGGTGGGCCCCTCGCCGGCTCCGATCACTGTGCAGCCCGCCCCGATCCTGCCCGTCGTCAACGTGATGAACGGCCTTCCCCTGTACATCCCGCGCTCTCCGAGGCCGGCGTGGTTCACGGGACTGTTCATGCTCATGCCGCTGGCAATGATCGCGGCCGTCGGTGGCGCCTACGGGTCCTGCGCCGTGCTTGCCGTGCTGCTCGTCACGGGCCTGCCGGGCGCACTGCACAGGGCCCGCGAGCAGCGGCGAGTGCGCCACTCGGGCCCGAAGGCCTCGGACACGTGGGCGGTGCTGGCGGCCTCGCCGTGGCACCTTGTCGTCCACGCTCTCTCACTGCTCTTCGGGCTGCTGGTGGGTGCGGCCACGGCCCTTTCCCTGTGGGCGGTGGCGGCCAATGTCATCGTCGGAGCCCCGAGCTGGTACTGGCCCTTCGAGGTCGTCACGGCCACGGGATCCGTGGAGGGCTCCCACCACTGGCTGCACGACCCCCTGTGGTTCGGCCTGCTCCTGGCGGACCTGTGGGTGACCTTGGCCATCATGTGGATGCTGCCCACGGGCGCGGACCTGCGGCGCGGTGTGGCCCTTGCCGCCGAAGCACTGCTGCCCCAGTGGTGGGCGCGTGGAGGAATGATCCTCATTGCGCTGGCCGTGGTCGGTTCCACATGGATGATTGCCACACTTGCCATGTCCTGA